GAGGTTTCATTAACTGCATGTTATCCACATggtgagttcagacagaaagcttCTAACATGACATCAGGATGGATCAGTCAGGAAAGATTCAAggcttttattttccatctgttcacatgaaccagcagctcagacacacaggctttcatgtttctgtggagtcaagttaaaaaaacagattcatttatCAAAAGGAGAATCAAATAAAGACTCAGCAGGAGTGAGATAAAGaatagacacaaaacaacaagaggaccagatgaaagtgtgtgtgtgtgtgtgtgtgtgtgtgtgtgtgtgtgtgtgtgtgtgtgtgtgtatgtgtatgtgtatgtgtgtgtgtgtgtgtgtgtgtgtgtgtgtgtgtgtgtgtgtgtgtgtgtgtgtgtgtgtgtctgtgtgtgtgtgtctgtgtgtgtgatgtttccaTCCCAGTTGTCCTCAGTTTCACTGTCAGGAAAGAacttgtgaaaacatgttttgtgttgtgatcCTGTCTTCTGTCCTTTGAGAGTGTAGGTACAGTGTTTCTGGTTGTAGGTACAATGTTTTCTGAGGCTGTAGCTGCAgtgacctcctgtcctgtgttcagacggggtgcggctgctgaatggatccagtcgctgttcaggcagactgcaggtgaagactaacccgtctgaccagacctggtcctcagtgtgtgaagcagacctggacctgcaggatgcacaggtggtgtgtcgggagctgggctgcggggctccttcagtcctgcagggggcgctctatggagatgtgcagactcccaggtggagcccagagttccagtgtggaggccatgagtctgctctgctggactgtagaagctcaggctcagctagaagcagctgctcacctggtaaagctgctggactcacctgctcaggtagaagaggagctgcagcttccactgttcttctcttcactctcactccatcctctctctcttctctctctgttctgggttcaggggatgaggtcaggttggtgggaggagccagtcgctgtgcaggaagtctggagctgaaagttcttggtgaacagagacctgtggCGGGCGATGGCTTCtccctgaagacagcagctctcatctgtgaacatctgaactgtggctctgctgtttctgcacaACCAACTGATGTGTCATATCAATCTATGTGGATAATCAACTCAGACTGTGTtcaatctggatctgatctgtggagctgtgtgtcaCCATGGAGCTCCTCTGAcaccctgaaactcacctgctcaggtatgttttgctgactttaaaaaatgaatctttccttcctggtttaacagcagattaatttcctgctgcttctctgctgcttcagtttgttcctcaaaccagagatcagctgattggtctccaacaaaatcatcttgtcagaaaaaaactcaaacctcaaagatctgaggatgaaaatacctcaactgctggagctgagctgagttctactgtttcctctgaAGTTCTGTtgatttctctgagtttctatTGTCTTGTATGAGTTTCTACTCTTTCCTCTCAGTTTTGAATGTTTACTTCgagcttctgctgtttcctgtgaGGATCTATTGATTTCTCTGAGCTTCTATTTTTCCACTGAGCTTTTCCTGATTCATCTGAGGTTCTACTGTTTCTCCTGGTTGATGTTCTGTTctgtgttcagcagggtttggagggttacgttaaaaatgtaatccggtACAGTTACAAGTTACCTGTATAAAATGTAGTCAGTAACTTCCTCTAactactgaaacagtgaagacaaagttaTGAAGCAGAGTAGTTTACATTAGTTTTAgaccagtaaacagaaataaagacaaggacaaacacagtgtgtcatccactcagtgctctgacaactctcactctccacaaacactcaatactctgagtaatgtgattacctgctgagctctgtgctcagcctcagttgctcccagcagcggttgttgctgtggtcagtgtggacaagcgtccaggaagcagtccctgaaggaggagctgtgctccatacaggtgaactgtccaggagccggatcagctggaagcagctgctcttcatacagtcactgctgggctgctttggtttgctgcgccccctggtggccacgaGGAAGAACAGTCAGTTCAAATGCAGTCCGGACCAACAGTCCGCTCTTCATCAGTGTTGGGCgggttagttttttttttctttttttgaacaaTCAAGCACCACATCCTCATCAAACAGTGTGTACATTGTACAACAACAccccaccaaaacaacaaccagcacattttcaacttgTACACAGAGCACAGCTCAGTCCTGAATTGTAAACTGGGATGTCAAATGgacaagttacttttaaaaagtcagtcgttatagtttttttttttcaaacatgtttttattatttttttgttattttaacagaacatacaaaaaacagacaaaacagcaaaaacaaaacaaaacaaacaaacaaaaaaaaaaaacgcgcacacacagcgAGGCACCTCATTTCTAATAACCGGATGAAATAACAGTAATGACATTAGAAACTATAATGGAAGGACGTTGCTCATTTCGAACAGAAAAACCAATCAAAGAAAATCAgcagtcatccatccagccatcaacAGATATGTTATTTTTCTCAAGAAATTTATCGAAAAGACTCCATATTTCCTGAAACTTGTCAAGTCTGGTCTTTGCTGTGTAGCTTATTTTTTCCAAAGTAAGATAGAAAGTCAGTCCCTTCAGCCACTGTGAAGCTGGACAAACAGTCTCTGATTTCCATGACAAAGCGATGCACCTTTTAGCCTCTAGTAAACATATACCGAGCaaagatttcacttttttagaAACTACAACTTCTTTTGGATAAATATTAATTcaacagacacattttcagggttgggagggttacttttaaattgtaattcagtacaattacaagttacttgtcaaaaaatgtaatcagtaacttactctaattacttcaattaaaaagtaacgtaccagattacttttagttacttttagattacttcaccagcaaacataagagataaagacaaatacaatgtgtcgtcctcacagtgtattgacaactctccacagaaaacactaaatgctctgagtgttctgaactctgctgaactctgtgttcagccccaattaataccaacaacatgacctttaacctctaaacctactgagaatctgacttcctttctttctgactcaggatcagaaccatcagttcaggCTGTGTTTCTCCAGTCGTtctgcagtccagcagcaccaggagccgcattgacactgttaacacacatttatattatatcctcagtctgctgtgtagctgtactgctgcagtgaggagcagggtttgtgttcaggtcggccatgcaaagtagtttttcaagagttcagagttgattcattcctcagtgacagaaggaaacatgcagtctccagtaaatcctccatccaggcttaagatattattgcctccatcagattcttctgagttcagcctggtgaggctgtggttctcggcagcaggttactgacaggttagcaggttactgacaggttagaaggttactgacaggttagcaggttcctgacaggttaaaaggttactgacaggctagcaggctaacaacactttagcttcactgtgagttcaggtgtgtttcatacctgtagacgtgtcttcaggtttgatgagttcctggatgttgagagcattttcacggctgggaggcagaatttaaTTTCTAAAGAGAAGTtctggcctcatctgacttagaTACAAAATGTCtccgtttccagccaaagaatgagtttctctctctggagcagccatgactccagcagcagggggtaaaatcCACGGCAACGCGGgatgtttcattcacggttaaatGTAGAAGAGCGCGTTAAAGGTAGTAGAGCGGGAGGttgctccaagacagcggtcgatgcggcgtctatcatttatatatctacgatgtttattgtttatagatctacaatATGGcggtttgtgctgtaaagtgctgtaaggtgctgtaaagtgtcacaatgtctgtatacggcgcggACGTCTGGTGTTGCTGGTAttttccgtctgattttcaaaagtaatcccgctcagtaatccgtgtttttatcagaagtaactgtaacgagattacatattttttgcgcctactgtaacggattacagttacaatttttttgtatcctgattacgtaacgccgttacatgtaatccgttactccccaaccctgcaCGTTTTAGGAAATAGAGGAATTTTCCTGCCTATAATTTCACTCACAAGATTTCACACTTTTCCCCAGAAAGATAAAACATGCTGACACTCCCACATGCAGTGAAAAAGTGTGCCTTTCTGAtccccacatttcacacagaaatcGGGTATGCAGGGGTTAAATCGGTGTAGTTTAACAGGTGTAATGTATAACCTGCTCAACCATTTAAATTGTAACAGTTTTGAATTTGTATTACTAGATTGGGTCTGAGCTAATAAGCAAGCTTGTGACCATTCTTCCCCCGTTACTCCTTCAGATAAATCCTGTCTCCATGCTTGAAGAGATTGAGTAGATGATTCTTTGGATTTGCTTACAAAGGTCCGATACAGAATTGAAACCTGGGCTTTAGAGCAGGGGTATGCAACTAAAATTCACAGAGGTCCGGTCAgggatatttttttaaagcaaaggtCCGGAACATCATAATGTCTAACTGAATTAGTGTGATATATGCTGATGTAACCTAGTAGTTCTATGAGCGTCTGCATGTCATCAATAGCTGACTATCAAATCAACTGAATTCATGCACTCCTTGACAACCTCCCATCTCTAAATGGTTTTTGTGGTGCCCCAAAATCCAAGCAACTCTGAGGGAACATTCATTTGCACATTGCTGGGCAGTGAGTGACTGTCAGGATCCTGGTGGACTGATCATACTGGGCTCCAGGCCCGCCGACAGcgggggacaaacgggtctgttgtgccgggcccagggttgggggggcccagaattaaaggcgggggtggggggggggggggggggggggggggggcatccagcaccccactcacggatcccgacgcagcatgcaggcaccgcgccTCCCCAACTCataggctggtccatgcttcacatgtacgcgtttccgcgtccgctttggagtgtccgctttggagtgtccgctttggagtgtccgcgcaccaccgatgcgcacgcgctttctcccatattTCTCCCAGACTACATTTTGAGCCCAGCTGTGCGCAATGTTCAATGCAGGAACACTGACCCACGCAGCCtcgaagcttttccggcactacagactgtttatctgcttctttattacagattatttagagaaaattaagcacatacattgtcagtacattatcattaagtattaaagtttatttagctttttttttcctgtttctgaatcgtgggggcggcgccggagcgattagttactttttcacttctgtctgcggatcttctcctccctccagacagagtatctctctctttccaccaggttttcactctttcggtgtctttaagtggagccatcaggctggagctccgtctactttcacttttaccgtcatgtttggtttgctgtagcggtctggcgcatgcgtacaccgCCACGagctgcgcgcaacgcggtctcaaaatctggctgctgcgcggacgtccgcggatcgctCCGcgggaccctagcggacaggaattcatgacgatttttacgtcacgcggaccaacgtgCAACGTGCGAACATGTgaacatgtgaagcatggacgggcaccgcatgcaggcaccgtgccgcACCGTTCTGTGCGCCGCCTCACAGATCCGCGCGTCGCACGCCGTACTACTCAGCACGCCGTGCTCCGCTCCGCTCAATATAAGTCCAGGTCCGTATTGGATGGCGTCtgggtccggatccggaccgCGGTCCGCCAGTTAGTGACCCCTGCTTTAGAGTGTAACCCCCTCAAAGCACAGTCTTCAAGAGTAGTTAAAGTCGGGAGTGTCAGATTGTTTTTCTGCCTGGAAAGAATGAAACTTCTAAGCTGCAGGTATTTAAATAATGTTTCTTAggaatattttattttgctttcaaCTGTTCAAAAGACATAagggttttgttttcatcatatAAGTCTGACATCTTTGCGATGCCCTGGGCGGCCCAAATTTGAAATCCCAAGTCTGCTCTGCCAGGAACAAAATCATCATTGCCATAGATTGAGGAGAACTGGGAAAGTTCAGCAACCTCTTCCAAATATGCGAGAGAAGTATGCCAAACTGACAAGGCGTTTCTGAGAAATGACTTTTTAGTTAGTTTATTAGCCGAATACTTACGTATAAAGGTTTGGAGGAATATTGAGGAGATGTGTTTCCATTAGAACCCAAGCTGGCGGATGATTCCTGTCAAAATAGAACATTGAGGCTTGTATTTGAGCCGCCCAGTAGTACCACTGAAGATTTGGCAGATTCAAACCCagtagttatagttactagttactcctTCAATAAAGTAACCGAGTTATAATATTTTGAAGATCACTAATTACTTGGTAAAATAACTTTTGCattacttcagaaaacaaatgtgtttaaaggtgcattaaggagtttgcatgtttcatgcgaaacagcggccccttcaggccttgggcgtaactgcagctcagtgaaacgctggtgcctgtggcttgcgtccatgtgcGTGCAAAAAACCTGCATTAGCAGCCTTGGCATGCAGAAGAGGTGATTGATTCACAAGAATGGCTTCAACTGAAGTAAGTACTTTTGGtcagcctccttcctctctctgtcagcagcgctgcagtaaccttgaaggttcttctgcctggtgggtctgtgctggagctgtggcagtgctagaagccggtttttttcttactttctggaagatccatcctcatcctgctcAGATGTTGCTCGCCAAGCATCTGGTGGAggaatggtggacaaaacggaAGCTAAGCGAGTCAGGCCAGCTGGAGGCGCATTACATCACATCTTCTCAAATTTCCCCAAGAAACACaaattgccggaccggcactgtaaCTATTCAAGTGACAAGTTAgtgctgttagcggtacttgcaatgaatatgtcagggacattctacacatcactgaatatttgtgacatattcatggtggaaaataaatatttttattgttctaaactctttaatgcacctttaaatgtgtcaaagaatGTGGATCCAATCTTACTGGAACTTTAAGGtgcatgttcagttatttattacaaaactaaatatatgattaatgaagtaaatgaacacttgaccgaaaaagtgacaaacaggaaatgctacattaatctggtgttgtgctgaactgtcagactgttttgccaaatgatcttagaGGTTTGAAAAGGtaatttctgtttgaagaaatgaacCAAACCACTGGAGACAGAATAACAGTTACTCCCATCAAGGCTCGCTATATATCTATGGTGTCTTCTCTTTATATCTCTATGGTAGTGTCatggtttgtgctgtaaagtctGGACAGCTCATATGTCTGCAATATATTCAATCTAATTTTACAGTGTAATCCTGAtcagtaatccatgtttttatcagatatacctgtaatgagattacaaatgTTTAATGTGTGGtaaaggattacagttacactGCTTTTGTATCCTATTTTTGGAACTGTGTCACATGTACTGCgttcctccccaaccctggtgttcagacagggtgcggctgctgaatggatccagtcgttgttcaggcagactgcaggtgaagactgacccgtctgaccagacctggtcctcagtgtgtgaagcagacctggacctgcaggatgcacaggtggtgtgtcgggagctgggctgcggggctccttcagtcctgcagggggcgctctatggagacgtgcagactcccaggtggagcccagagttccagtgtggaggccatgagtctgctctgctggactgtagaagctcaggctcagctagaagcagctgctcacctggtaaagctgctggactcacctgctcaggtagaagaggagctgcagcttccactgttcttctcttcactctcactccatcctctcactcttctctctctgctctgggttcaggggatgagttcaggttggtgggaggagccagtcgctgtgcaggaagtctggagctgaaagttcTTGGTGACCAGAGACCTGTGGCGGGCTATGGCTTCACCCTGAAGagagcagctctcatctgtgaacatctgaactgtggctctgctctTTCTGTACAAGAAACTGATGTGTCATATCAATCTATGTGGGGAATCCACTCAGAATGTGTTCAATCTGAATCTGatctgtggagctgtgtgtcaCCATGGAGCTCCTCTGACACCatgaaactcacctgctcaggtatgttttgctgactttaaaaaatgaatctttccttcctggtttaacagcagattaatttcctgctgcttctctgctgcttcagtttgttcctcaaaccagagatcagctgattggtctccaacaaaatcatcttgtcagaaaaaaaaaaaaaaaaactcaaatccaaaaagatctgaggatgaaaatacctcaactgctggagctgaactgagtttctactgtttcctgAGTTTCTATCAATTCCTCTGAGTTTCTATCGTCTTGTTTGAGTTTCTACTCTTTCGTCTCAGTTTTGAATGTTTACTTCaagcttctgctgtttcctgtgaGGATCTATTGATTTCTCTGAGCTTCTATTTTTCCCCTGAGCTTTTCCTGATTCATCTGAGGTTCTATTGTTTCCCCTGGTTGACATTCTGTTATGTGTTCATCAGGGTTTGGAGGGTTacgttaaaaatgtaatccagtACAGTTACAAGTTGCCTGTCAAAAAGAAGTAGTCGATAACTTCCTCTAactactgaaacagtgaagacaaagttaTGTATCAGAGTAGTTTACATTAGTTTGAgaccagtaaacagaaataaagacaaggacaaacacagtgtgtcatccactcagtgttctgacaactctcactctccacaaacacagaatactctgagtaatgtgattacctgctgagctctgtgctcagcctcagttgctcccagcagcggttgttgctgtggtcagtgtggacaagcgtccaggaagcagtccctgaaggaggagctgtgctccatacaggtgaactgtccaggagctggatcagctggaagcagctgctcttcatacagtcactgctgggctgctttggtttgctgcgccccctggtggccacgaGGAAGAACAGTCAGTTCAAATGCAGTCCGGACCAACAGTCCGCTCTTCATCAGTGTTGGGCtggttagttttttttcttttttttgaacaatCAAGCACCACTTCCTCATCAAACAGTGTGTACATTGTACAACAACAccccaccaaaacaacaaccagcacattttcaacttgTACACCGAGCACAGGTCAGTCCTGCATTGTAAACTGCGATGTCAATTGGACAacttacttttaaaaagtcagcagttatagttactagttactccttcaacaaagtaactgagttataaTATGTTGAAAATAACTAATTACTTGGTGAAGTAACTAATGCATTACTTTAGaaaacagatgtgttttaaggggctgtatcatgcaaaattcagtttctgtatgttttaaccaaacactcaccaaaaacacccccaaagggtttttttccttcgtgcctgtgtgtttgagctttcctcgttgttgtgctgctcagagaggcagcccctcccgcacctgtgagaacgctctgtttcccacattgACGTCACAAGGTggagatggctcccctgagcccccccccccccccccccccccccccccccccccaccccgcaggccctcagcaatcagcgttgctgctttttgtaactcggattacggagataaactttaaccatcatctgagagcaacagtcaagcaagaacaagagtctgaagggtctgaagggtctgcacttggtgagtttctcacaggaaaagatgttttcacgtgtctttgtgtgtagacaagctagagctaaagagctaaagctagctagcgtatttgttttgaagcgctgattggctgaagtacgctgtcagtcaaagtccacagggggagaggcgggattttcagttaatcagagcgttttctcttccgggtttcacaattagccccagaaaatcttttatttcacacaaaatgacttttccttagcgccaaaaataaactattaccatgttaatgccatttctagggtttggactagctaaaaaagcatgatccagcccctttaaaggtgcattcaggagattgcacgtttcatgtgaaacagcggccccctgcaggccttgggcgtaactgcagctcagtgaaacgcttgtgcctgtggcttgcgtccatgtacgtgcacggaagaagGGTATAAAACTGCATTAGCACCCTTGGTACGCAGAACAGGTGATGGATTTGCAAGAATGGCTTCAACTGACGGAAGTAACTTTTGGtcagcctccttcctcgctctttccGCAGCGCTGCAGTAACTTGGGGTGGGCGATACTCCAAATTTTGGGATCGATCAGATACCAAGTAAttactgggccagtatcgccgataccgatacGGATTCCGATacttttcactcatttttttaaaatatatttttatgtttattttacatacatcacaGGTAGCAGTAACGCTGTCTGACGCTGTAAAGTAGCTCCCaacagttcctgctcctcttcctcatcttgtCATTGCCTTAATGagccagtctgtctgtctgtctgactgtctcaCTGAGCCTGAGTGAACGACCTCAcctggacaataaaacacaggaccaagattttaaccaaataaaagaaacaattttATTAACCAACACACGAATACCAGAACAATGTAATATTCTTTAAGTTCTCTCTGTCTTATGTTATGTTGAAATGGTTTCCAATAAAGAGAGTTAAGGTCCCTTGTTTTGCTCTCGGTATCGTGagcagttatactacagtaaataagtacattttaaaaaaaatacctgaaaatgcacaacaaataacacgataaacaaaactttaaaaacacatttgctgtgtcaagacacagcatctggttcagagtcacatgctgaACCACATTAAACAGCTCCAGTCATCAGTTTAAATATGCTGTAAACTATAGTTGGTTGTCATTCACCACCACCTTcgatatatactatatatattttttagcttcattaacacaatcaggatttatttcaattgactaaatatttaaaaatagtttaatcactgctgaaaTGACATTGATGACCAATTGAAAAGTAACGTCATATTATGctggaaataccaaaatcttaacttgACTTCTCTAAAACACTCCCTGAatgttctggaggcttctgttgaAAACCTCAGACAGAGACCACTGTCTGTGTCGGGGTCTGGTCAATCGgggttctccctcctcctccctccgttcACGCTGCTGTTAAATGTTTGTGCAGGTTGGTGGTGTTACCACAGCAGAGAATTACCTTCCTGCACACCTTACGtgatgcagtgtctttgtctgaagctgtgaaataagttCATGCGAAGCTTCTTTATCTGTCCACCAtcgcttttcctctctctctctctccctctctctctctgctctgacagggcagtgaagagcagagcgaggaaggagcAGCGCAGAGCGCCTTAACAGCGACTGAGCACTGAAGTGAGCTGaggtccgacagagaggctgcgctaactctgccagagcagatgaaaaaaaaaaaagaatcgatCTCAACGTCCtggtatcgatccgataccaaTACTAACTTTGGTATCGATACTATCGATATTTGGATCGATCCGCCCACCCCTAGCAGTAGCCTTTAaggttcttctgcctggtgggtctgtgctggagctgtggcagtgctagaagtcggtattttcttactttctggaagctccatcctcagtactgctcagttgttgctcgataagcatctggcggagtaatggcggacaaaacgaaagctaaggaagtcaggccagcgggacgtgcattacgtcacatcctctcaagttctccccaagaaatacaaattgccggaccggcactgtaaCTATTCAAGTGACAAGTTAgagctgttagcggtacttgcaatgaatatgtcagggacattctacacatcactgaatatttgtgacatattcatggtggaaaataaatatttttattgttctAAACTCtctaatgcacctttaaatgtgtcaaagaatCTGGGTCCCCACTTACTGGAACTTTAAGGtgcatgttcagttatttattataaaactaaacatatgattaatgaagtaaatgaacacttgaccaaaaaagttacaaacaggaaatgctacaTCTGCTTAATctggtgttgtgctgaactgtcagactgttttgccaaatgatctt
This region of Salarias fasciatus unplaced genomic scaffold, fSalaFa1.1, whole genome shotgun sequence genomic DNA includes:
- the LOC115384894 gene encoding scavenger receptor cysteine-rich type 1 protein M130-like translates to MMGSGLELKRLGEWRPVDDFYWNLKSLTAVCECLDCGSVVSINTTSESSGRAVWRVNPRCSEPLSDLKNCFRSSVSSSSINLRCSDGVRLLNGSSRCSGRLQVKTNPSDQTWSSVCEADLDLQDAQVVCRELGCGAPSVLQGALYGDVQTPRWSPEFQCGGHESALLDCRSSGSARSSCSPGKAAGLTCSGDEVRLVGGASRCAGSLELKVLGEQRPVAGDGFSLKTAALICEHLNCGSAVSAQPTDVSYQSMWIINSDCVQSGSDLWSCVSPWSSSDTLKLTCSDRVRLLNGSSRCSGRLQVKTDPSDQTWSSVCEADLDLQDAQVVCRELGCGAPSVLQGALYGDVQTPRWSPEFQCGGHESALLDCRSSGSARSSCSPGKAAGLTCSGDEFRLVGGASRCAGSLELKVLGDQRPVAGYGFTLKRAALICEHLNCGSALSVQETDVSYQSMWGIHSECVQSESDLWSCVSPWSSSDTMKLTCSDGVRLLNGSSRCSGRDPTAVVVRWVVVPLSLLLLQGALWLYCKASRGQTGRPGGR